A genomic window from Synechococcus sp. WH 8016 includes:
- a CDS encoding DUF2949 domain-containing protein — protein MVISSDPQPKPSAALLAYLQGKLGLSASAINLGLRQAELEQAPLPVVLWSFGLLSLQGYQDVLDWQQAQE, from the coding sequence ATGGTCATTAGCAGTGACCCACAACCCAAGCCATCCGCTGCGTTGCTCGCGTACTTGCAGGGCAAGCTTGGGCTGAGTGCCAGTGCCATCAATCTTGGCCTTCGCCAAGCTGAATTGGAACAGGCACCCCTGCCGGTGGTTCTCTGGAGTTTTGGACTGCTCAGTTTGCAGGGATACCAAGACGTTTTGGACTGGCAGCAAGCTCAGGAGTAG
- the ppk2 gene encoding polyphosphate kinase 2, which produces MGHKENKKSKHNGKSKETAQSSPSQPISDAVIDAVDRSQRNSDSSPEWHGDELERPSHNGERLKKKIYESELEKLQTQLVKMQYWIKEKGFRMIILFEGRDAAGKGGTIKRLTEPLNPRGARVVALGTPSDLQKTQWYFQRYVEHFPAAGEIVVFDRSWYNRAGVERVMGFCTPKEVEAFLEDCPQFERMLVRSGVLLLKYWFSVSDTEQENRFQSRIDDPTRRWKLSPMDLEARNRWVEFSEAKDLMFASTNIPEAPWFSVEADDKRRARLNCLRHILSKVPWEDMTPPAIELPPRPKQGSYKRPPINEQFFVPNHYPYDSPSD; this is translated from the coding sequence ATGGGCCATAAGGAGAACAAAAAGTCAAAACACAACGGCAAAAGCAAGGAAACAGCCCAATCCAGCCCCTCGCAGCCCATATCTGATGCGGTGATTGATGCCGTGGATCGAAGCCAGCGCAACAGCGATTCCTCGCCTGAATGGCACGGAGATGAACTCGAGCGGCCAAGTCACAACGGTGAACGACTCAAGAAAAAGATCTATGAGTCTGAACTGGAAAAACTCCAGACACAGCTCGTCAAAATGCAGTACTGGATCAAGGAAAAGGGTTTCCGCATGATCATCCTGTTTGAGGGACGGGATGCAGCTGGTAAGGGAGGCACGATTAAACGTTTAACGGAACCCTTAAATCCCCGTGGAGCCAGAGTGGTTGCTTTGGGTACCCCTTCTGATCTTCAGAAAACGCAGTGGTATTTCCAGCGTTATGTGGAACATTTTCCAGCTGCGGGCGAAATAGTGGTGTTTGACCGCAGTTGGTATAACCGTGCTGGTGTGGAACGGGTGATGGGATTCTGTACTCCTAAGGAGGTTGAGGCCTTTCTTGAGGATTGCCCTCAATTCGAACGAATGTTGGTTCGTAGTGGCGTTTTGTTGTTGAAGTATTGGTTTTCCGTGAGTGATACGGAACAAGAAAATCGTTTTCAATCACGCATCGATGACCCCACGCGGCGTTGGAAGCTCAGTCCGATGGATCTTGAGGCTCGTAATCGTTGGGTTGAGTTTTCTGAGGCAAAGGATCTGATGTTCGCAAGCACCAACATCCCTGAAGCGCCATGGTTCTCGGTAGAAGCAGACGATAAGAGGCGAGCCCGTCTTAATTGTTTGAGGCACATTCTTAGCAAAGTGCCCTGGGAAGACATGACTCCTCCAGCGATTGAATTACCACCAAGGCCAAAACAGGGGTCTTATAAGAGACCACCCATCAATGAACAATTTTTTGTTCCTAATCATTATCCCTATGATTCACCAAGTGATTGA
- a CDS encoding FAD-dependent monooxygenase, whose protein sequence is MTGSLAPIRINGAGPTGSLLAIGLANFGYSVHLFDPLTADQICSRSRAYALTHSSRRLLTRLGFWNELVPFLSPFKTLRLEDRGINRSVNFTELDLHSSNQSTQSVGWILDHRSLMKLLMSRLEISPHIKLHLGETTHQPSKSLDSFGLVIAADGPRSPTRSQFGFPWWSHTYTQGCLTAKVRFCDLNSEYAFECFRPEGPLAILPLGNSDFQVVWSAPLHRCRQLAGLGTSAFLDQLSTILPQGLEPDALLDSPAAFPLEISFAPKLNRKNVVLVGESGHRCHPVGGQGLNLCWRDVDTLLQLMTSASCVRRGLKTVPGVYSRRRYFDLLTVGLATDLLVRLFSNRQSALLFVRRFGLFMLKHSPLFRRVSLQAMSDGPSTLLQSLPE, encoded by the coding sequence ATGACCGGTTCTTTGGCTCCGATTCGGATCAATGGAGCCGGTCCCACTGGAAGTTTGTTGGCCATTGGTCTTGCGAATTTCGGATACTCAGTTCATCTGTTCGACCCCCTCACTGCGGACCAAATCTGTTCTCGCAGTAGGGCTTACGCGCTAACTCATTCCTCAAGACGTCTCCTAACGCGATTGGGATTTTGGAATGAGTTAGTTCCGTTTTTATCACCATTTAAGACGCTCCGTCTTGAAGATCGTGGTATCAATCGATCTGTAAATTTTACAGAGTTAGATCTTCATTCATCGAATCAATCAACGCAATCTGTTGGTTGGATTTTGGATCATCGTTCCTTGATGAAGCTCTTAATGAGCAGGCTTGAGATTTCACCACATATAAAGCTTCATCTTGGTGAGACGACGCATCAACCATCTAAATCTCTCGATTCTTTTGGTTTGGTGATTGCCGCTGATGGCCCCCGTTCTCCTACGCGATCACAGTTCGGCTTTCCGTGGTGGTCCCACACCTATACGCAGGGCTGCTTAACCGCGAAAGTTCGTTTTTGTGACCTTAATTCTGAATACGCTTTTGAATGTTTTAGGCCGGAAGGACCTTTGGCTATTCTTCCTCTAGGGAATTCCGATTTCCAAGTTGTATGGAGTGCGCCTCTTCATCGATGCCGTCAGCTAGCAGGTCTTGGAACGTCTGCTTTTTTGGATCAGCTTTCTACCATTCTTCCTCAGGGACTCGAGCCTGATGCTTTGCTCGATTCACCGGCTGCCTTTCCTCTAGAGATTAGTTTTGCACCAAAACTGAATAGAAAAAATGTTGTTCTGGTTGGTGAATCTGGCCATCGCTGTCACCCTGTGGGCGGGCAAGGACTCAATCTTTGTTGGCGAGATGTGGACACTCTCCTGCAATTAATGACGTCTGCTTCCTGTGTACGGCGTGGTTTAAAAACTGTGCCTGGTGTTTACAGCAGGCGTCGTTATTTTGATCTGTTAACGGTGGGTCTGGCGACGGATCTTCTTGTGCGTTTGTTTTCTAACCGCCAGTCAGCACTTTTGTTTGTCCGCCGTTTTGGGCTGTTCATGCTCAAGCACTCTCCCTTGTTTCGTCGTGTTTCGCTGCAGGCGATGTCGGATGGACCAAGCACGCTTTTGCAAAGCTTGCCAGAGTGA
- a CDS encoding response regulator, protein MIWVVDDDPDLRQMVGTYLIDQGYDVRCLSDVKQLEARLEFQRPDLIVLDLMMPGDDGLTALRRLRDAGDDLPVVMLTARGDGVDRIIGLEQGADDYLAKPFLPRELSARIEAVLRRRSSIPAGTPLAEGGDVTFGENQFDLSARTLFRDGTPVVITSGEFSLLAAFVQHPHRPLSRERLIELARGPGSDTDSRSMDVQVSRVRKLVEPDPARPRYIQTVWGYGYVFVPDGQPRSR, encoded by the coding sequence ATGATTTGGGTCGTGGATGACGATCCGGACCTTCGTCAGATGGTGGGCACCTATTTGATCGATCAGGGGTATGACGTGCGCTGCTTGAGTGATGTCAAGCAGCTTGAGGCGAGGCTTGAATTTCAGCGCCCAGATTTGATCGTGCTCGACTTGATGATGCCTGGCGATGATGGGCTGACAGCACTACGACGCTTGCGCGACGCTGGTGACGATCTTCCTGTGGTCATGTTGACGGCGAGAGGAGATGGCGTTGACCGCATTATTGGCCTCGAGCAGGGGGCTGACGACTATCTTGCGAAGCCGTTTCTTCCCCGTGAGTTGTCAGCACGCATCGAAGCAGTGCTGAGAAGGCGAAGTTCGATTCCCGCTGGCACTCCTTTGGCAGAAGGCGGTGATGTGACGTTCGGAGAGAATCAATTTGATCTTTCCGCCAGAACGCTGTTTCGCGACGGTACGCCTGTTGTGATTACCAGCGGTGAGTTCAGCTTGCTGGCAGCGTTTGTGCAGCATCCCCACCGCCCTCTGTCGAGAGAGCGGCTCATTGAGCTGGCTCGCGGACCAGGGTCTGATACGGATAGTCGCAGCATGGATGTACAAGTTTCGCGGGTTCGCAAGCTGGTCGAACCGGATCCAGCGCGTCCGCGTTACATCCAAACGGTATGGGGATACGGCTATGTCTTCGTTCCTGATGGACAACCTCGTTCGCGTTGA
- a CDS encoding ATP-binding protein, which produces MTPRVWQVRLRSLFGWSGLALGSWAFCLLVLQVLFGQQLEQLQTVQLGRDLALNVRLTELALERYPPHLVTELTGLDLTVAIHPKPDQKLPSAGFQRQAKALQTQLCERLSHCPMVVADRDHEGDRGIWIELISPLEPIWLRVNVRAPMSWPPEPTLLGLSLVGAGMICGGLFLLVEVEAPLRGLEKALSRVGDGIDPDAVPARGAPEVQRLTRRFNAMVRRLAANRNERATMLAGIAHDLRAPITRLKFRLSLPQLSATERERCAGDLQSLERITGQFLLFAGGGDEELSVPVPLDQLLAEVASSHPADQLQLQLDTFEVMVKPVALSRAVANLIDNAFTYGQAPVVLRLLRSADQCSIEVWDQGEGMPQRQWEQALQPFHRLDSSRGGQGHCGLGLAIVVHVARLHGGHLDCLYADGSDDLKVPGRFAIRLSLPMDLLVENVAKS; this is translated from the coding sequence ATGACCCCACGGGTTTGGCAAGTTCGACTTCGATCCCTATTCGGTTGGAGTGGCCTTGCTCTTGGCAGTTGGGCGTTTTGCTTATTGGTTTTACAGGTGTTGTTTGGACAGCAGCTTGAGCAGCTGCAAACAGTCCAGCTTGGCCGTGACTTGGCGCTCAATGTAAGGCTCACGGAGTTGGCTCTCGAGCGCTACCCACCCCATCTGGTGACCGAACTCACCGGTCTTGACCTCACTGTTGCGATCCACCCCAAGCCGGATCAAAAGCTTCCATCCGCAGGCTTTCAACGCCAGGCCAAAGCTCTGCAGACGCAGCTTTGTGAGCGTCTCTCCCATTGTCCGATGGTCGTGGCGGATCGAGATCACGAAGGCGATCGCGGAATCTGGATTGAGCTGATTTCCCCGCTGGAACCGATTTGGTTGCGCGTCAATGTGCGCGCTCCGATGAGCTGGCCGCCGGAGCCCACCCTGTTGGGTTTATCGCTGGTTGGGGCAGGCATGATTTGTGGTGGCCTATTTCTCCTCGTGGAGGTGGAGGCACCGCTTCGTGGATTGGAAAAGGCCCTGTCCCGGGTTGGGGATGGAATCGATCCTGATGCTGTTCCTGCGCGTGGTGCGCCAGAGGTTCAGCGCCTGACCCGCCGTTTCAACGCAATGGTGCGACGTTTGGCTGCCAATCGGAACGAAAGAGCCACCATGCTCGCTGGAATCGCCCATGACTTACGCGCACCCATCACTCGGCTGAAGTTTCGTTTGTCGCTGCCTCAACTCAGCGCCACAGAACGTGAGCGTTGTGCCGGTGATTTGCAGTCTCTGGAACGAATCACAGGTCAGTTCCTGCTGTTTGCAGGTGGCGGCGATGAAGAACTCTCTGTGCCCGTTCCTTTGGACCAATTGCTGGCTGAGGTGGCGAGCAGTCATCCTGCCGATCAATTGCAGCTTCAGCTGGACACCTTTGAGGTGATGGTGAAACCAGTGGCTCTGAGTCGAGCCGTTGCCAACTTGATCGACAACGCGTTCACCTATGGCCAAGCTCCCGTGGTGTTGCGATTGCTGCGCTCTGCTGATCAATGTTCAATCGAAGTTTGGGATCAGGGTGAGGGCATGCCTCAGCGTCAATGGGAGCAGGCCCTTCAACCGTTTCACCGCCTCGACTCCTCCCGGGGAGGACAGGGGCACTGTGGATTGGGGTTGGCGATTGTTGTGCATGTGGCGCGACTCCATGGCGGCCATCTCGATTGCCTCTATGCCGATGGTTCGGATGATTTGAAGGTTCCAGGCCGCTTTGCGATTCGTTTGTCATTGCCGATGGATCTATTGGTGGAGAACGTTGCGAAAAGCTGA
- a CDS encoding DUF3038 domain-containing protein has protein sequence MTESPVTSPQEASLPTAVLGRRGMERLDLLLLTVESLDFNGGEAMLWATQQLGFETLFPNRVELWKRRCHNPLRRSTRRGRLGSPETEALIRLLCAMADRLYPMLHQLLSSREPADLSKQRWALVDQRLRDLIAERFNLRRGAVQRLLSPDHSQTIQRQLVLTLALAAGPGGVDRLRASLLDPTP, from the coding sequence ATGACTGAATCACCAGTCACTTCTCCTCAAGAAGCGTCTTTGCCAACGGCGGTTCTTGGCCGTCGAGGGATGGAGCGTCTCGATCTTCTTTTGCTCACTGTGGAGTCCTTGGACTTCAACGGAGGCGAGGCCATGCTTTGGGCCACCCAACAACTCGGCTTCGAAACGCTTTTCCCTAACCGGGTTGAGCTGTGGAAGCGTCGATGCCATAACCCGCTTCGACGCTCCACCCGTCGTGGAAGGCTTGGTTCGCCTGAAACAGAGGCCCTCATCAGGCTGCTCTGCGCGATGGCTGATCGGCTTTATCCGATGCTTCACCAACTTCTGTCGAGTCGTGAACCGGCCGATCTCAGCAAACAGCGCTGGGCCTTAGTGGACCAACGCTTAAGAGATTTGATTGCTGAGCGTTTCAATCTCCGTCGGGGTGCGGTTCAACGCTTGCTGAGCCCCGACCATTCTCAGACGATTCAACGACAGCTTGTTTTGACCCTGGCACTGGCTGCCGGACCTGGTGGAGTGGATCGCCTGCGGGCCAGTCTTCTTGACCCAACACCCTGA
- the dapB gene encoding 4-hydroxy-tetrahydrodipicolinate reductase, giving the protein MSDIQTGSIPVVVTGALGRMGAEVIRAVQMAPDCHLVGAVDNTPGKEGQDVGELLGLSALEVAVTADLEGCLCSASQAVRDAGPGQGAVMVDFTHPSVVYSNTRAAIAYGVHPVIGTTGLSPAQLDDLQSFSDKASVGGAVIPNFSVGMVLLQQAAAAAARFYDHAELTELHHNRKADAPSGTCIKTAELMEELGKQFNESEVDEHESLAGSRGGQRPSGLRLHSLRLPGLVAHQEVMFGSPGETYTLRHDTIDRAAYMPGVLLCVRKVRHLQALVYGLERLL; this is encoded by the coding sequence ATGAGCGACATCCAGACCGGCTCGATACCCGTAGTGGTGACCGGTGCGCTGGGTCGAATGGGTGCAGAAGTAATTCGAGCTGTGCAGATGGCTCCGGATTGCCATCTGGTGGGTGCCGTGGACAACACGCCCGGCAAAGAAGGGCAAGACGTGGGCGAATTACTGGGGCTTTCTGCCCTTGAGGTGGCTGTGACTGCCGATCTAGAAGGCTGTTTGTGCTCTGCAAGTCAGGCGGTTCGTGATGCAGGGCCTGGGCAAGGAGCCGTCATGGTGGATTTCACCCATCCTTCGGTGGTGTATTCCAACACCAGAGCTGCGATTGCCTACGGAGTGCATCCCGTGATCGGGACCACGGGGTTGTCACCGGCTCAACTTGATGACCTCCAATCCTTTTCCGACAAAGCATCCGTGGGTGGCGCTGTGATTCCCAACTTCTCTGTGGGGATGGTGCTGCTTCAGCAGGCCGCTGCTGCTGCTGCGCGGTTTTATGACCACGCCGAGCTGACCGAGCTGCATCACAACCGCAAAGCCGATGCTCCTAGTGGAACCTGCATCAAAACAGCCGAACTTATGGAGGAGTTAGGCAAACAATTCAACGAATCAGAAGTGGATGAGCATGAATCCCTTGCTGGTAGCCGTGGTGGGCAGCGTCCGAGTGGGCTGCGATTGCACTCTTTGCGATTGCCTGGCCTGGTGGCCCATCAGGAAGTGATGTTTGGCTCCCCAGGTGAGACCTATACCCTGCGACACGACACGATTGATCGGGCTGCCTACATGCCAGGCGTTTTGCTTTGCGTGCGCAAGGTGCGGCATCTTCAAGCCCTGGTTTACGGCCTTGAGCGTCTTCTTTAA
- a CDS encoding DUF4335 domain-containing protein — protein sequence MLKLSYRYDQTASRLEVDGLPDFSAGHGDSVIGILSAWRLQLVGAPELEGKRDHLEALMAVVLPYARHQISGVSRAEGWSQHPVSIRPVEGGHQLELTSSQPDVPPLEIKLDDADLADLLRCLDALRADDRVAISWPEVVNHPLSRRELVERVPLVRRLAAPVFGGVALVVVGVMAMVIPLPMQETKAPTDSVEAPSSDSVSDPSQADPAR from the coding sequence ATGCTCAAACTCTCTTATCGCTACGACCAAACGGCGTCCAGGCTTGAGGTGGATGGACTTCCTGACTTCTCCGCTGGACATGGCGACAGCGTGATTGGGATCCTGTCTGCCTGGCGTCTTCAATTGGTCGGTGCTCCTGAACTGGAGGGGAAACGCGATCACCTTGAAGCCCTGATGGCTGTTGTGCTTCCCTATGCACGCCATCAAATTTCCGGAGTTTCCAGGGCTGAAGGATGGTCGCAGCATCCAGTGAGCATCCGCCCTGTGGAGGGTGGTCACCAACTGGAACTGACGAGCAGTCAGCCGGATGTTCCCCCGTTGGAAATCAAGTTGGATGATGCTGATCTCGCCGATCTTTTGCGCTGCTTAGATGCACTCCGTGCTGACGATCGCGTGGCGATCTCTTGGCCTGAGGTTGTCAACCATCCCTTGAGTCGTCGTGAATTGGTGGAGCGGGTCCCCTTGGTTCGTCGTTTAGCTGCACCTGTTTTTGGAGGCGTGGCCCTGGTTGTGGTTGGGGTCATGGCCATGGTGATTCCATTGCCCATGCAGGAGACCAAGGCTCCAACCGACTCCGTAGAGGCTCCCAGTTCAGACTCGGTTAGCGATCCTTCACAAGCCGATCCAGCCCGTTGA
- a CDS encoding thermonuclease family protein, with amino-acid sequence MASTLKAVGRNVLFGLLMAAAFPIALAAQPSHPSQKVTVLKVNNGQEVLVEINGEGRAVRLACIQAPLEQQQPWANQARTALSNALPQGSVVEMELRARDVYGRVVARLLKEKIDIASPLISRGHVFAYDGYLGRCDDLNYPRLERQAQRSKAGLWAVEGGVSRPWDLIEASGRQTQP; translated from the coding sequence ATGGCATCAACCTTGAAGGCGGTAGGTCGCAACGTTCTGTTCGGCCTACTAATGGCTGCAGCCTTTCCAATCGCTCTGGCTGCTCAACCGTCTCATCCCAGCCAAAAAGTCACCGTCCTTAAGGTCAACAATGGCCAAGAGGTTCTGGTGGAAATCAATGGAGAAGGAAGGGCTGTGCGCTTGGCCTGCATTCAAGCTCCTTTGGAGCAGCAACAACCTTGGGCCAATCAAGCAAGAACAGCCCTGAGCAATGCGCTGCCGCAAGGCTCTGTCGTCGAGATGGAACTACGGGCCCGTGACGTCTATGGGCGGGTGGTCGCAAGGCTCCTGAAGGAGAAGATAGACATCGCTTCCCCACTCATCAGCAGAGGACACGTCTTTGCCTATGACGGTTATCTGGGCCGATGCGACGACCTGAACTATCCAAGGCTAGAGAGACAAGCGCAGCGCAGCAAAGCAGGCCTATGGGCAGTGGAAGGAGGAGTGTCACGACCATGGGACTTGATCGAGGCCAGTGGAAGACAAACCCAACCCTAG
- a CDS encoding glutamine synthetase III, whose translation MPHPSRLAALQAIQQRKPMACDKTPPLEEIWASDVFTLAHMKNALPKEAFKVVRRVIRDGGKLNLEVADAVAQAMRDWAVNNGAHYYAHVFYPLTNSTAEKHDGFISPQKDGHAIHEFSGKLLIQGEPDGSSFPNGGIRSTFEARGYTAWDITSPAYLMRTPNGVTLCIPTVFVSWTGEALDKKTPLLRSNAAMNRQAQRLLRLLGNKDVAAVNSSCGAEQEYFLIDSQFATLRPDLLLAGRTLFGAPSPKGQQFDDHYFGAIPERVQVYMQDVEHQLYRLGIPAKTRHNEVAPGQFEIAPVHEAANVATDHQQMIMTVLRSTAKRHGFTCLMHEKPFAGINGSGKHVNWSVGNSTQGNLLDPGSTPHDNLQFLLFCSAVIRGVHRFGPLLRAVVATAGNDHRLGANEAPPAIISMYLGKQLEEVFQQFQRGEVTGSSTGDVMRLGVDSLPEFKKDAGDRNRTSPFAFTGNRFEFRAVGSGQSVAGPLVAMNTVLADSLEWVSDQIEAQMAAGQSLETGAADVLKRVMDQHGAAVFGGDGYSDAWHQEATEQRGLENLRNTANALPVLRRDDVKELFQRQAVISPVELESRYEVYSEQYTLAVEVEAKVALSMVRTQISPAVQKHLGSLARSISQQQAVGLNPDQRTLQQTAELGQRMQDQINALEEELHQLHHGDTTASMNHAANVLLPRLLQLRDVVDGLEQAVDDDRWPLPSYREMLFVS comes from the coding sequence ATGCCCCATCCTTCACGTTTGGCCGCCCTACAGGCCATTCAGCAACGCAAGCCCATGGCGTGTGACAAAACTCCTCCACTAGAGGAGATTTGGGCCAGTGATGTCTTCACACTGGCGCACATGAAAAATGCGCTCCCGAAGGAAGCATTCAAAGTGGTTCGTCGCGTGATCCGTGACGGAGGCAAGCTGAACCTGGAGGTCGCTGATGCGGTCGCTCAGGCCATGAGGGATTGGGCAGTCAACAACGGTGCCCATTACTACGCGCACGTTTTTTATCCCCTTACCAACTCAACTGCAGAGAAACACGACGGTTTCATCAGTCCTCAAAAGGATGGTCACGCCATCCATGAATTTTCGGGAAAACTGCTTATTCAGGGAGAGCCAGACGGCAGCTCATTCCCCAATGGCGGCATCCGCTCCACATTTGAAGCCCGGGGATACACAGCTTGGGACATCACCAGCCCGGCGTATTTGATGCGAACGCCCAATGGCGTCACCTTATGCATCCCCACAGTGTTTGTGAGTTGGACAGGAGAAGCTCTCGATAAAAAGACCCCACTCCTGCGCTCTAACGCAGCGATGAATCGCCAAGCACAACGGCTGCTGCGTTTGCTTGGTAACAAGGACGTGGCTGCCGTTAATAGCTCTTGTGGAGCTGAACAGGAATATTTTTTGATCGACAGTCAATTTGCCACGCTCCGGCCCGATCTACTTCTCGCAGGCAGAACCCTGTTCGGTGCTCCCTCCCCGAAGGGACAGCAATTTGATGATCATTACTTCGGTGCCATTCCTGAACGGGTTCAGGTCTACATGCAAGACGTGGAACACCAGCTGTACAGGCTCGGAATTCCTGCAAAAACACGACACAACGAAGTAGCTCCCGGGCAGTTCGAGATCGCACCTGTTCATGAAGCCGCCAACGTGGCGACCGATCATCAACAAATGATCATGACTGTGCTTCGCAGCACAGCAAAACGGCATGGATTTACATGCCTCATGCATGAAAAACCCTTTGCTGGAATCAATGGCTCCGGCAAGCATGTGAATTGGTCGGTGGGCAACAGCACGCAGGGCAATCTTCTGGACCCTGGCTCAACGCCCCACGACAACCTGCAATTTCTCCTGTTCTGCTCCGCTGTCATCCGTGGCGTGCATCGCTTCGGCCCATTGTTAAGAGCCGTCGTTGCAACAGCAGGAAATGACCATCGCCTCGGAGCCAATGAGGCACCACCCGCGATCATCTCGATGTATCTGGGCAAACAGCTTGAAGAGGTCTTTCAGCAGTTCCAGCGTGGTGAAGTTACCGGAAGCAGCACAGGAGATGTGATGCGTCTTGGTGTCGACAGCCTTCCTGAGTTCAAGAAGGATGCCGGGGATCGCAACCGAACATCTCCGTTTGCTTTTACAGGGAACAGATTCGAATTCAGAGCCGTGGGATCTGGGCAGTCCGTGGCGGGGCCACTGGTGGCAATGAACACCGTTCTCGCCGATTCGCTGGAGTGGGTTAGCGATCAAATCGAGGCACAGATGGCCGCAGGCCAATCCTTGGAAACGGGTGCTGCTGATGTTTTAAAGCGTGTGATGGATCAACACGGTGCGGCCGTTTTTGGTGGCGATGGCTATTCCGATGCATGGCATCAGGAAGCAACCGAGCAACGGGGATTGGAAAACCTACGCAACACCGCCAATGCCCTTCCAGTGCTGCGACGGGATGACGTGAAGGAGCTGTTTCAGCGTCAAGCTGTGATCTCACCGGTTGAATTAGAAAGCCGCTACGAGGTTTACAGCGAGCAGTACACGCTCGCAGTGGAGGTTGAAGCCAAGGTTGCACTGTCCATGGTTCGAACCCAAATCAGCCCCGCTGTTCAGAAGCATTTGGGCTCTTTGGCACGCAGCATCAGCCAACAACAAGCCGTCGGTCTGAATCCAGATCAACGGACGTTGCAACAGACAGCAGAGCTAGGGCAACGGATGCAGGATCAAATCAACGCCCTCGAGGAGGAATTGCACCAGCTGCATCACGGCGACACAACAGCCTCCATGAACCATGCAGCAAACGTCCTGCTACCACGACTTCTACAGCTGCGGGATGTTGTGGATGGACTTGAGCAAGCCGTGGATGACGATCGTTGGCCCCTTCCTTCCTATCGGGAGATGCTGTTCGTCAGTTGA
- a CDS encoding adenine phosphoribosyltransferase, with product MDLRHYVQDIPDFPKPGILFRDISPMLRDPVGWAEVMDRLGALCDSLKPDLIVGIEARGFIVGMGLATQKKLGFVPVRKPGKLPGKVYGIDYALEYGTDRLEIHADAMRDQPRVLIVDDLLATGGTASATSDLVKKAGGQLVGCAFIVELSDLEGRTRLPSDIHVESLIHYS from the coding sequence TTGGATCTTCGCCACTACGTTCAAGATATTCCGGACTTTCCAAAACCTGGAATTCTCTTCCGAGACATATCCCCGATGTTGCGCGACCCCGTGGGCTGGGCCGAGGTCATGGATCGTCTAGGAGCGCTCTGCGATTCGTTGAAACCAGACCTGATTGTGGGAATTGAAGCCCGAGGTTTCATCGTAGGAATGGGTCTAGCAACGCAAAAGAAACTGGGATTTGTTCCAGTGCGCAAACCAGGCAAACTTCCCGGCAAGGTCTACGGGATTGACTACGCCCTGGAATATGGAACGGATCGTCTCGAGATTCATGCAGATGCCATGCGAGACCAGCCGAGAGTTTTGATTGTTGATGACCTCTTAGCAACAGGAGGGACTGCCTCGGCAACAAGCGATTTAGTCAAAAAGGCAGGCGGACAACTCGTTGGTTGCGCCTTCATCGTGGAACTCAGCGATTTAGAAGGACGCACACGTCTTCCCTCCGACATCCATGTTGAATCTCTGATTCACTACTCCTGA
- a CDS encoding DUF938 domain-containing protein codes for MFSSSDQDRLYFPATERNRVPIGDALAEMLPEHGSVLEIASGSGEHAVTFQRRFPGIRWQASDSDPSHCQSINAWIAHQSLSDQMPKALQLNVLDRPWLLPESIRLELKVVIAINLIHIAPWSCCKSLIDQASENLPIGGRFILYGPFRRNGSHTSLSNEVFDQSLRDRNPSWGVRDLEAVEKLCSQVGLLGMHFQECPANNLIVSLTKEANCAT; via the coding sequence ATGTTTTCATCGTCTGATCAAGACCGTCTTTATTTTCCGGCAACGGAGCGTAATCGTGTCCCCATTGGTGACGCTCTTGCTGAAATGCTGCCTGAGCATGGGTCTGTTCTTGAAATAGCAAGTGGAAGTGGTGAACACGCTGTGACTTTCCAGCGCCGTTTCCCTGGTATTCGATGGCAAGCCAGTGATTCTGACCCAAGCCATTGCCAAAGCATTAACGCTTGGATTGCCCATCAGAGTTTGAGTGATCAGATGCCGAAAGCATTACAACTCAATGTACTTGATCGTCCTTGGCTGCTTCCTGAATCCATCAGGCTTGAATTAAAGGTTGTGATTGCGATCAACCTTATTCATATTGCTCCTTGGAGTTGCTGCAAATCATTAATCGATCAAGCATCTGAAAACCTTCCGATTGGAGGTCGCTTCATTCTTTATGGACCTTTTCGACGCAACGGATCTCATACGAGCTTGAGTAATGAGGTCTTTGATCAATCGCTTCGTGACCGGAATCCATCTTGGGGGGTTCGAGATCTTGAAGCTGTAGAGAAACTTTGTAGTCAAGTTGGCCTCTTAGGAATGCATTTTCAAGAATGTCCCGCTAATAATCTTATTGTTAGCCTAACCAAAGAAGCTAATTGCGCCACTTGA